The following coding sequences lie in one Myxococcus xanthus genomic window:
- a CDS encoding general secretion pathway protein GspE, translating to MPSTGERAALPFGEVTQPFGLKLDLAAIASESDPTAEDASTGKHADTPTQDTPAPRKARGFVVAEHGELLTTPVAPAAILDATEPAVHGGTPAPFVETPEFTTPPVAPTPRVPIELDDLSGASDEPMQLASTWEFVGWQGGDDSGPIGHVPETTWADRGVDLDGPAISPAATEVPLASAWDFIQQPWQPTAAEPSEVITTLLSAAASAATEVPVGGPSVTAEHVLSALDVVSTQGTLGRVVLAYCAGRYQRAFLLGESLGLARVGHAWGPGSESAAVAGLKVDLEAPSLLHTAMTSVGASVFDAPACPQDEAIFAALGGEGASHLAVIAIRSRGQAVAFIVADHGAEPIAAPALDELTLIAQRASEVFSRLPTRSA from the coding sequence ATGCCATCCACGGGCGAACGGGCCGCGCTGCCCTTCGGCGAGGTGACGCAGCCATTCGGCCTCAAGTTGGACCTGGCGGCCATCGCCAGCGAGTCCGATCCGACGGCGGAGGATGCTTCAACAGGCAAGCACGCGGATACGCCAACGCAGGACACCCCGGCGCCGCGCAAGGCACGCGGCTTCGTCGTCGCGGAGCATGGCGAACTGCTCACCACCCCTGTTGCCCCCGCGGCCATCCTCGACGCCACGGAGCCTGCCGTGCATGGCGGCACTCCCGCGCCCTTCGTCGAGACACCCGAATTCACGACACCACCCGTCGCCCCCACGCCCCGGGTGCCCATTGAACTGGATGACCTGTCCGGCGCATCCGACGAGCCGATGCAGCTCGCCTCGACGTGGGAGTTCGTGGGCTGGCAGGGCGGCGATGACTCGGGCCCCATCGGCCACGTCCCGGAGACGACCTGGGCGGACCGCGGTGTGGACCTCGACGGCCCGGCCATATCGCCCGCGGCGACCGAAGTGCCTCTGGCCTCGGCGTGGGACTTTATCCAGCAGCCATGGCAGCCCACTGCGGCGGAGCCTTCGGAAGTCATCACCACGCTCCTGTCCGCGGCGGCCAGCGCGGCCACGGAAGTGCCCGTGGGTGGCCCTTCCGTGACGGCGGAGCACGTGTTGTCGGCGCTCGACGTGGTGAGCACCCAGGGCACGCTCGGCAGGGTGGTGTTGGCGTACTGCGCGGGCCGCTACCAGCGCGCCTTCCTCCTGGGCGAAAGCCTCGGCCTCGCGCGGGTGGGGCATGCATGGGGACCGGGCAGTGAAAGCGCGGCGGTCGCCGGACTCAAGGTCGACCTTGAAGCGCCGTCCCTGCTGCACACCGCGATGACGTCCGTGGGTGCCAGCGTCTTCGACGCACCGGCCTGTCCCCAGGACGAAGCCATCTTCGCCGCGCTGGGTGGCGAGGGCGCCTCGCACCTGGCCGTCATCGCCATCCGGAGCCGGGGCCAGGCAGTGGCGTTCATCGTCGCGGACCATGGCGCGGAGCCCATCGCCGCGCCCGCGCTCGATGAACTCACGCTTATCGCGCAGAGGGCCTCCGAGGTCTTCTCCCGTCTCCCCACCCGGAGCGCCTGA
- a CDS encoding isochorismatase family protein, with protein sequence MPTFRLKQDQAALLVVDIQERLCAAMDRDALDRMLSRTTAAIEGARALGLPILLTEQYPQGLGPTHSLLRMRVLKDVKAVEKLEFSAAVPDVLAALGGRTQVLVAGMETHICVFQTVRDLAERGLSPFLLTDAVVSRAQEDRQVGLQLCRDAGAHVATVEAALFDLLGRAGTPEFKQVSAAVR encoded by the coding sequence ATGCCCACCTTCCGCCTCAAGCAGGACCAGGCCGCGTTGCTCGTCGTGGACATCCAGGAGCGCCTGTGCGCCGCCATGGACCGGGACGCGCTGGACCGGATGCTCAGTCGCACCACCGCCGCCATCGAGGGCGCACGCGCGCTGGGCCTCCCCATCCTCCTCACCGAGCAGTACCCCCAGGGTCTGGGGCCCACGCATTCGCTGTTGCGGATGCGGGTGCTGAAGGACGTCAAGGCGGTGGAGAAGCTGGAGTTCAGCGCCGCCGTGCCAGACGTGCTGGCCGCGCTCGGCGGGCGCACGCAGGTGCTGGTTGCGGGCATGGAGACGCACATCTGCGTCTTCCAGACGGTGCGTGACCTGGCCGAACGAGGCCTGTCCCCGTTCCTGCTCACGGACGCGGTGGTGTCCCGCGCGCAAGAGGACCGGCAGGTGGGCCTCCAGCTGTGCCGTGACGCGGGCGCGCACGTCGCCACGGTGGAGGCCGCGCTGTTCGACCTGCTCGGGCGCGCCGGTACGCCCGAGTTCAAGCAGGTCTCCGCCGCGGTCCGCTGA
- a CDS encoding lytic polysaccharide monooxygenase gives MTSAVQRCLGASLAVVSMLCASVALAHGSMEVPLSRVYSCFKEGPETPKSDACKALIQAGGTQALYDWNGVRQGNANDRHRDIIPDGKLCSAANESHRGLDLARTDWPSTLITPDTQGRFEFVFHATAVHATGYFRLYVTREGYNPALPLKWSDLEANPFCSITHVSAQNNRYRLNCPFPQGKTGSHVIYGIWQRSDSPEAFYACTDVKFSNTPPPPSSWKELGQVQAREDLPEGSSVTLRVFDAQGADAESHVHPLATASPAAQWIHALAQRVNGASSRVQVGVLDASGRVNPVQDALGNRVYARETGYTFQVDIMKPPPGGGGEPVYPSGIEGYAAGTVVRGTDGLRYRCKPFPYSGWCKGSALHYAPGTGLNWQDAWERIP, from the coding sequence ATGACCTCAGCAGTGCAGCGGTGTCTCGGCGCGTCGCTCGCCGTCGTGTCCATGTTGTGCGCCAGCGTGGCCCTGGCGCACGGCTCCATGGAAGTACCTCTCAGCCGCGTCTACAGCTGCTTCAAGGAAGGGCCGGAGACGCCGAAGTCCGACGCGTGCAAGGCGCTCATCCAGGCCGGCGGCACGCAGGCGCTCTACGACTGGAATGGCGTGCGGCAGGGCAACGCCAACGACAGGCACCGCGACATCATTCCGGACGGGAAGCTGTGCAGCGCCGCGAATGAAAGCCACCGGGGCCTGGACCTCGCGCGCACGGACTGGCCCTCCACGCTCATCACCCCGGACACCCAGGGCCGCTTCGAGTTCGTCTTCCACGCGACCGCCGTGCACGCCACCGGCTACTTCCGCCTCTACGTCACGCGCGAGGGCTACAACCCGGCGCTGCCGCTGAAGTGGTCGGACCTGGAAGCAAATCCCTTCTGCTCCATCACCCACGTCTCCGCCCAGAACAACCGCTACCGGCTCAACTGCCCCTTCCCACAAGGGAAGACGGGCTCGCATGTCATCTACGGCATCTGGCAGCGCTCGGACAGCCCGGAGGCCTTCTACGCCTGCACCGACGTGAAGTTCAGCAACACCCCGCCGCCGCCCTCGTCATGGAAGGAGCTGGGCCAGGTGCAGGCGCGTGAAGACCTCCCCGAGGGGAGTTCGGTGACGCTGCGCGTGTTCGACGCGCAGGGCGCCGACGCCGAATCCCATGTGCATCCCCTGGCCACGGCCTCGCCGGCGGCCCAGTGGATTCATGCGCTGGCGCAGCGGGTGAACGGCGCGTCCAGCCGCGTGCAGGTGGGCGTGCTCGACGCTTCGGGACGCGTGAATCCCGTGCAGGACGCGCTGGGCAACCGCGTCTACGCGCGTGAGACGGGCTACACCTTCCAGGTCGACATCATGAAGCCGCCTCCGGGTGGCGGTGGCGAGCCTGTCTACCCGTCTGGGATTGAGGGCTATGCCGCGGGCACCGTGGTACGGGGCACCGATGGACTGCGCTATCGCTGCAAGCCCTTCCCCTACTCTGGCTGGTGCAAGGGCTCCGCGCTGCACTACGCGCCGGGCACGGGCTTGAACTGGCAGGACGCGTGGGAGCGCATTCCCTGA
- a CDS encoding (2Fe-2S) ferredoxin domain-containing protein, whose protein sequence is MAPPYQRHVFVCTNRRPDGNPKGCCASKGAEEVRAAFKAELDKRGLKGHMRANAAGCLDTCSFGVAVVVYPEGTWYGGVQVEDVKDIVEQHLMEGRPVERLLMPFSRKAVTPG, encoded by the coding sequence ATGGCTCCTCCCTACCAGCGCCACGTCTTCGTCTGTACCAACCGCCGCCCGGACGGAAATCCCAAGGGGTGTTGCGCCTCCAAAGGAGCGGAGGAGGTTCGCGCCGCCTTCAAGGCGGAGCTCGACAAGCGGGGCCTCAAGGGACACATGCGAGCCAACGCGGCGGGATGCCTGGACACGTGCAGCTTCGGTGTCGCCGTCGTCGTCTACCCGGAAGGCACCTGGTATGGCGGCGTCCAGGTGGAGGACGTGAAGGACATCGTCGAGCAGCACCTGATGGAAGGCCGCCCCGTGGAGCGGCTGCTGATGCCCTTCTCCCGCAAGGCCGTCACTCCGGGCTAA
- a CDS encoding glycosyl hydrolase family 18 protein — protein MRRSWWASGLIATALSVAGCDSEVPSSHVRDLMAFQDAALAAEWSVGVAYSVGTRVTYQGRLYECRQPHTSQADWTPVAVAALWLDLGPAGGGEPDAGSGGTDAGTGGDVTAPTVGLSASTSRITAAGSLSLTATATDDVGVTRVEILENGAVVATGSQFSRAFSGWEQNGTYVYAVRAHDAAGNVGTTTLTVVVDIPGGPPPGGKRIVGYFTAWGIYARNYHVSNVQPSKLTHINYAFSNISGDGRCILGDPFADIDKGGGWQGEWDPGQLRGNFRAFKEMKRQNPHLKLLISVGGWSWSTHFSTVASSPASRAAFVKSCVDLYIRGQYPGVDPVNGEGVFDGIDIDWEYPVGGGLPGNSNSPADKQNYTLLMQAFRSQLNAVTTQTGKPYLLTIATGASPDLLENKQETKKLSDVLDWINVMSYDYHGAFESTVNFHSALNRVTGDPGAATGFYTDGSVSKMLALGVPPAKIVVGVPFYGRGWGSVPNVNNGLFQSGVPTRGTWDDGSSGLTGVFDFKDIKANYERAGSGYTKFFHPEAKQAYVYNPATGIWIGYDDVQSMNAKADYILNKNLGGAMFWELSGDDGSLLDALARKLR, from the coding sequence ATGCGTCGCAGTTGGTGGGCCTCTGGCCTGATCGCCACCGCCTTGTCCGTGGCTGGCTGTGATTCCGAAGTGCCGTCGTCTCACGTCCGGGACCTGATGGCGTTCCAGGATGCGGCTCTGGCTGCGGAGTGGTCCGTGGGTGTCGCGTACTCCGTGGGGACGCGCGTCACCTATCAGGGGCGCCTCTATGAATGCCGGCAGCCGCACACGTCCCAGGCGGATTGGACGCCGGTGGCGGTGGCGGCGCTGTGGTTGGACCTGGGGCCCGCGGGTGGTGGTGAGCCGGATGCGGGCAGCGGCGGGACGGACGCGGGCACGGGCGGGGACGTCACCGCGCCCACCGTGGGCTTGAGTGCCAGCACCTCGCGCATCACCGCCGCGGGCTCGCTGAGCCTGACGGCCACGGCGACGGATGACGTGGGCGTGACGCGGGTGGAGATCCTGGAGAACGGCGCCGTCGTCGCCACTGGCTCGCAGTTCAGCCGGGCCTTCAGCGGCTGGGAACAGAACGGCACGTATGTCTACGCGGTGCGCGCCCATGACGCCGCGGGCAACGTGGGGACCACCACGCTCACCGTCGTCGTGGACATTCCGGGCGGGCCGCCGCCGGGAGGAAAGCGCATCGTCGGTTACTTCACCGCGTGGGGCATCTACGCGCGCAACTACCACGTGTCCAACGTGCAGCCGTCCAAGCTCACGCACATCAACTACGCGTTCTCCAACATCTCCGGGGACGGACGCTGCATCCTCGGCGACCCGTTCGCGGACATCGACAAGGGCGGCGGCTGGCAGGGTGAGTGGGATCCCGGCCAGCTGCGCGGCAACTTCCGCGCGTTCAAGGAGATGAAGCGGCAGAACCCGCACCTGAAGCTGCTCATCTCCGTGGGTGGCTGGTCCTGGTCCACGCACTTCTCCACCGTGGCGTCCTCGCCAGCCTCGCGCGCGGCCTTCGTGAAGTCCTGCGTGGACCTCTACATCCGCGGCCAGTACCCCGGCGTGGACCCCGTCAACGGCGAGGGCGTGTTCGACGGCATTGACATCGACTGGGAGTACCCCGTCGGTGGCGGCCTGCCGGGCAACAGCAACAGCCCCGCGGACAAGCAGAACTACACGCTGCTGATGCAGGCGTTCCGCAGCCAGCTCAACGCCGTCACCACGCAGACGGGCAAGCCGTACCTGCTCACCATCGCCACGGGCGCCTCGCCGGACCTGCTGGAGAACAAGCAGGAGACGAAGAAGCTGTCCGACGTGCTCGATTGGATCAACGTGATGTCCTACGACTACCACGGTGCCTTCGAGAGCACGGTGAACTTCCACTCGGCGCTCAATCGCGTCACGGGTGACCCGGGCGCGGCCACGGGCTTCTACACGGATGGCTCGGTGTCGAAGATGCTGGCGCTGGGCGTGCCGCCCGCGAAGATTGTCGTCGGCGTGCCCTTCTACGGCCGGGGCTGGGGCAGTGTGCCCAACGTGAACAACGGCCTGTTCCAGAGCGGCGTGCCCACGCGCGGCACGTGGGATGACGGCTCGTCGGGCCTGACGGGCGTGTTCGACTTCAAGGACATCAAAGCCAACTACGAGCGCGCCGGTTCCGGTTACACGAAGTTCTTCCACCCGGAGGCGAAGCAGGCCTACGTCTACAACCCTGCCACGGGTATCTGGATTGGGTATGACGACGTGCAGAGCATGAACGCCAAGGCGGACTACATCCTGAACAAGAACCTGGGCGGCGCGATGTTCTGGGAGTTGAGCGGTGATGACGGCTCGCTGCTCGATGCGCTGGCACGGAAGCTGCGCTGA
- a CDS encoding vitamin B12-dependent ribonucleotide reductase codes for MDKELSSKSTVNGKERRGGRKARVAATGLTVERFFTTPGVDPADELAWEYRSASITGEDGKAVFEQKNIEVPKSWSMLATNVVASKYFRGTPGTPERETSVRKLVARVVDTLTRWGVEGGYFTRDADREAFHAELTHLLLRQKASFNSPVWFNVGVEAQPQCSACFINSVEDNMDSILTLARTEGMLFKYGSGTGSNLSTIRGSKELLAGGGTASGPVSFMRGFDAFAGVIKSGGKTRRAAKMVILNAEHPDILEFIRCKSTEEKKAWALIEAGYDPSFNGEAYSSVFFQNSNNSVRVTDAFMKAVVDDATWTTRSVRDGQPLDTYQARELFREISEAAHLCGDPGMQFDTTVNSWHTCSTTARINASNPCSEYMFLDDSACNLASLNLMHFRTIDGDFDVTAFRHAVDILLMAQEIIVGNSRYPTERIEKNSHDYRPLGLGYANLGALLMASGLPYDSPAGRNYAGAITSLMCGEAYAMSARLAEKQGPFAGYAKNAEPMLGVIRKHRKAAYHIAPEGVSQGLFAAQKDAWDRALALGEEHGFRNSQVTVLAPTGTIGFMMDCDTTGIEPDIALIKYKKLVGGGMLKIVNQTVPLALEKLGYPQTQSQDIISYLDKQDTIEGAPHLKPEHLPVFDCAFKPAQGERSIHWMGHIQMMEACQPFLSGAISKTVNMPSDATVEDIEKAYLEAWKRGLKAIAVYRDGCKRTQPLNTSKETVKDTRAAKSTVAPEPAPAVQPEPRAVRRRLPDERRSITHKFSIGGHEGYLTVGMYEDGLPGELFIVMAKEGSVVSGLMDSFATSVSLALQYGVPMKVLVDKLSHTRFEPSGFTGNPDIPIAKSITDYIFRWLELKFLPSEEEDAVLDRVDVQPKREALPAQTASVQRSDSNSSKRSTWLNQADAPPCHTCGAIMVRSGACYKCGNCGATSGCS; via the coding sequence ATGGATAAAGAGCTGAGCTCGAAGTCCACGGTGAACGGGAAGGAGCGGCGCGGCGGGCGCAAGGCGCGCGTGGCGGCGACGGGCTTGACGGTGGAGCGCTTCTTCACGACACCGGGCGTGGATCCCGCGGATGAGCTGGCGTGGGAATACCGCAGCGCCAGCATCACCGGCGAGGATGGCAAGGCCGTCTTCGAGCAGAAGAACATCGAGGTTCCGAAGTCCTGGTCGATGCTGGCGACGAACGTCGTGGCGTCGAAGTACTTCCGCGGCACGCCGGGCACGCCGGAGCGTGAGACGAGCGTGCGCAAGCTGGTGGCGCGTGTGGTGGACACCCTCACCCGCTGGGGTGTGGAGGGTGGCTACTTCACGCGGGACGCGGACCGCGAGGCCTTCCACGCGGAGCTGACGCACCTGCTGCTGCGCCAGAAGGCGTCCTTCAACTCGCCCGTCTGGTTCAACGTCGGCGTGGAGGCGCAGCCCCAGTGCTCCGCGTGTTTCATCAACAGCGTGGAGGACAACATGGACTCCATCCTCACGCTGGCGCGCACGGAGGGCATGCTCTTCAAGTACGGCAGCGGCACGGGCAGCAACCTGTCCACCATCCGCGGCAGCAAGGAGCTGCTGGCGGGCGGCGGCACCGCGTCCGGCCCGGTGTCCTTCATGCGCGGCTTCGACGCCTTCGCCGGTGTCATCAAGAGCGGCGGCAAGACGCGCCGCGCGGCGAAGATGGTCATCCTCAACGCCGAGCATCCGGACATCCTCGAGTTCATCCGCTGCAAGTCGACCGAGGAGAAGAAGGCCTGGGCGCTCATCGAGGCTGGCTACGACCCGTCCTTCAACGGCGAGGCGTACTCGTCGGTGTTCTTCCAGAACTCGAACAACTCGGTGCGCGTCACCGACGCGTTCATGAAGGCGGTGGTGGATGACGCCACCTGGACGACGCGGTCGGTGCGCGACGGCCAGCCGCTGGACACCTACCAGGCGCGCGAGCTGTTCCGGGAGATCTCCGAGGCCGCGCACCTGTGCGGCGACCCGGGCATGCAGTTCGACACCACGGTGAACAGCTGGCACACGTGTTCGACGACGGCGCGCATCAACGCGTCCAATCCGTGCTCGGAGTACATGTTCCTGGACGACTCCGCCTGCAACCTGGCGTCCCTGAACCTGATGCACTTCCGCACCATCGACGGCGACTTCGACGTGACGGCGTTCCGCCACGCGGTCGACATCCTGCTGATGGCGCAGGAGATCATCGTCGGCAACTCCCGCTACCCCACCGAGCGCATCGAGAAGAACAGCCACGACTACCGGCCGCTGGGCCTGGGCTACGCCAACCTGGGCGCGCTGTTGATGGCGTCGGGCCTGCCGTATGACTCGCCCGCGGGCCGCAACTACGCCGGCGCGATTACCTCGCTGATGTGCGGCGAGGCCTACGCGATGAGCGCCCGCCTGGCGGAGAAGCAGGGCCCCTTCGCTGGCTACGCGAAGAACGCGGAGCCGATGCTGGGCGTCATCCGCAAGCACCGCAAGGCCGCGTACCACATCGCGCCGGAGGGTGTGAGCCAGGGCCTGTTCGCCGCGCAGAAGGACGCGTGGGACCGCGCGCTCGCGCTGGGTGAGGAGCACGGCTTCCGCAACAGCCAGGTGACGGTGCTGGCCCCCACGGGGACCATTGGCTTCATGATGGACTGCGACACCACCGGCATCGAGCCGGACATCGCGCTCATCAAGTACAAGAAGCTGGTGGGCGGCGGCATGCTGAAGATCGTCAACCAGACGGTGCCGCTGGCGCTGGAGAAGCTGGGTTACCCGCAGACGCAGTCCCAGGACATCATCAGCTACCTGGACAAGCAGGACACCATCGAGGGCGCGCCGCACCTGAAGCCCGAGCACCTGCCGGTGTTCGACTGCGCCTTCAAGCCGGCCCAGGGCGAGCGCAGCATCCACTGGATGGGCCACATCCAGATGATGGAGGCCTGCCAGCCGTTCCTCTCCGGCGCCATCTCCAAGACGGTGAACATGCCGTCGGACGCGACGGTGGAGGACATCGAGAAGGCGTACCTGGAGGCGTGGAAGCGCGGCCTCAAGGCCATCGCCGTGTACCGCGACGGGTGCAAGCGGACGCAGCCGCTGAACACGTCGAAGGAGACGGTGAAGGACACGCGCGCCGCCAAATCCACCGTGGCCCCCGAGCCCGCCCCCGCCGTCCAGCCGGAGCCCCGCGCGGTCCGCCGGCGCCTGCCGGACGAGCGCCGCTCCATCACGCACAAGTTCTCCATCGGCGGCCACGAGGGCTACTTGACGGTGGGCATGTACGAGGACGGCCTGCCGGGCGAGCTGTTCATCGTCATGGCGAAGGAAGGCTCGGTGGTGAGCGGGCTGATGGACAGCTTCGCCACCAGCGTGTCGCTGGCGCTCCAATACGGCGTGCCGATGAAGGTGCTGGTCGACAAGCTCAGCCACACCCGCTTCGAGCCCAGCGGCTTCACCGGCAACCCGGACATCCCCATCGCCAAGTCCATCACCGACTACATCTTCCGCTGGCTGGAGCTGAAGTTCCTGCCGAGCGAGGAAGAGGACGCGGTGCTGGACCGGGTGGACGTGCAACCGAAGCGGGAAGCCCTGCCCGCGCAGACGGCTTCGGTGCAGCGGTCCGACTCCAACTCCTCGAAGCGGTCCACCTGGCTGAATCAGGCGGATGCTCCGCCGTGCCACACCTGCGGCGCCATCATGGTGCGCAGCGGTGCCTGCTACAAATGCGGCAACTGCGGCGCGACCAGCGGCTGCAGCTGA
- a CDS encoding sigma-70 family RNA polymerase sigma factor: MLMELLPRVRNLVRYLVRGDVDVEDIAQEALIALVRGLPSYRAEGRFQSWADRVVARTAFAWLKRSRGRDAQHADAPVELVAVPSEDALPDEYVHRRHMVTLLDRLSTEQRHALVLHHVLELSVPEISTELGIPFETVRSRLRLGRTALRSLASAEGDGGEDRG, encoded by the coding sequence TTGTTGATGGAGCTGCTCCCCCGGGTCCGCAACCTCGTGCGCTACCTGGTGCGCGGGGATGTGGACGTGGAGGACATCGCCCAGGAGGCGCTCATCGCCCTGGTGCGAGGACTGCCGTCATACCGCGCCGAAGGCCGCTTCCAGTCCTGGGCGGACCGGGTGGTGGCTCGGACGGCGTTCGCATGGCTGAAGCGCTCCCGCGGCCGGGATGCCCAGCACGCGGATGCGCCGGTGGAACTGGTCGCGGTTCCCTCCGAGGATGCGCTGCCGGACGAGTATGTTCATCGCCGGCACATGGTGACACTCCTGGATCGGCTTTCGACTGAGCAGCGGCATGCACTGGTGTTGCATCACGTGCTGGAGTTGAGCGTGCCGGAGATTTCGACGGAGCTGGGCATTCCCTTCGAGACGGTGCGCAGCCGGCTCCGCTTGGGGCGGACGGCGCTGCGCTCGCTGGCGTCCGCGGAGGGTGACGGGGGGGAGGATCGGGGATGA
- a CDS encoding DUF7305 domain-containing protein has product MNRRWTLAVLLAASMGSCTRGDLVATVQSPDAGHVGSSADAGGPDGGEPSDDWEAYCAGRGPPIVVGDAYTDSQVCSGRLAERTFRHALCTCEGLALGASFETDAFHGTTGTYQPGGAGGDVGVNGALSANDAVSVGGSLSIGGAGGAQLGQTFRVGDALHCGGPLTGNPVSATVVGDARVRGDVALPAFGVGGVLTVPAGHVLGPVDAAEVRREPVDPVIPCSCDAASQVDVSGLIARHVLDNDNAAIGLGATAMEDIEGERALELPCGRFHLTRITGSGRATITIRARTALFIEDVVDLGEGLSVDVHAPGELDLFLGGAVAVAGPLTLGSTATPSRVRVYVAGSNVLALSAGSTLAGNLYAPRAALSLSGGAEVFGSVFVRQVEASGPLRLHYDADIRDAGAECTGD; this is encoded by the coding sequence ATGAACAGGCGATGGACGTTGGCGGTGCTACTGGCTGCGTCGATGGGAAGCTGCACCCGGGGAGACCTGGTGGCCACCGTCCAGTCGCCGGACGCAGGACACGTGGGCTCCTCGGCGGATGCCGGTGGGCCCGATGGAGGTGAGCCGTCTGATGACTGGGAGGCGTACTGCGCGGGGCGCGGGCCTCCCATCGTCGTGGGCGATGCCTACACCGATTCTCAGGTGTGCAGCGGACGTCTGGCGGAACGAACCTTCCGTCACGCTCTGTGCACCTGCGAGGGGCTCGCCCTGGGCGCGTCCTTCGAAACGGATGCCTTTCACGGCACCACGGGGACCTATCAGCCAGGAGGCGCGGGGGGCGACGTCGGGGTGAATGGTGCGCTGTCGGCCAATGACGCGGTGTCGGTGGGAGGCTCGCTGAGTATTGGAGGCGCGGGAGGCGCCCAGCTCGGGCAGACGTTCCGCGTAGGCGATGCGTTGCACTGCGGTGGCCCGCTCACCGGCAACCCTGTCTCAGCGACCGTAGTGGGGGATGCCCGCGTACGCGGTGACGTCGCGTTGCCCGCCTTCGGCGTCGGCGGCGTGCTCACGGTTCCAGCGGGCCACGTACTGGGGCCGGTGGACGCGGCCGAGGTCCGCCGCGAGCCCGTGGACCCCGTCATCCCCTGTTCGTGTGATGCGGCGTCCCAGGTGGATGTCTCCGGGCTCATCGCCCGGCACGTGCTCGACAATGACAACGCGGCCATCGGCCTCGGCGCCACGGCGATGGAGGACATCGAAGGCGAACGCGCGCTGGAGCTGCCGTGTGGCCGCTTCCACCTGACGCGCATCACCGGGTCCGGCCGCGCCACGATCACGATTCGCGCACGCACGGCGCTCTTCATCGAGGACGTCGTCGACCTGGGCGAAGGACTGTCGGTGGACGTCCATGCGCCTGGAGAGCTGGACCTGTTCCTCGGGGGCGCTGTCGCGGTGGCGGGACCGCTCACGTTGGGGTCCACCGCCACGCCATCTCGCGTGCGAGTGTACGTCGCGGGCTCGAACGTGCTGGCGCTGTCCGCGGGCAGCACCCTCGCGGGCAATCTCTATGCGCCCCGTGCCGCACTCAGCCTGAGCGGTGGCGCGGAGGTCTTCGGCTCCGTGTTCGTCCGTCAAGTCGAGGCTTCCGGACCGCTCCGACTGCACTACGACGCAGACATCCGCGATGCGGGCGCCGAGTGCACGGGCGATTGA
- a CDS encoding tetratricopeptide repeat protein, translating to MSDFREEGDDALNALVLPLDEGAGPARRISRERSAQMVLAALEAGALVSQPTPRPRGKRPPVWLMTGALLVAGAAAAAVWSFTRSSRASTSQVEEAVLTIPPRLGTASQRSDTEAVDAAPSRLDAVSEVAPPVTPAVPAAFIAEAEGASEPARPRAPPATVKSAAPEDLLLKANGLRSDGRWKEAEALYLRVIRAEPSSLASYVARVASGSLRLEHLGDARGALRQFKAALRIQPRGVLDQEAQHGIAEAHRVLGNRDAERSALESFLSTHPDSPLVPSARARVRELTAP from the coding sequence ATGAGTGACTTCAGGGAAGAGGGGGATGACGCCCTGAACGCGCTGGTCCTGCCGTTGGACGAAGGCGCGGGGCCGGCCCGACGCATCTCCCGGGAACGGTCGGCGCAGATGGTGCTGGCCGCGCTGGAGGCGGGTGCGTTGGTGTCACAGCCCACGCCCCGGCCACGCGGCAAGCGGCCTCCCGTGTGGTTGATGACAGGCGCGCTCCTCGTGGCGGGCGCCGCGGCAGCCGCGGTCTGGAGCTTCACGCGCTCAAGCCGGGCGTCGACGTCGCAGGTTGAAGAGGCTGTACTCACGATCCCCCCGCGGTTGGGCACGGCGTCACAACGGAGCGACACCGAAGCGGTGGACGCGGCACCCTCTCGGTTGGATGCCGTGTCAGAAGTGGCTCCGCCCGTTACGCCAGCGGTGCCTGCCGCGTTCATCGCTGAAGCCGAGGGAGCGTCCGAGCCGGCGCGTCCGCGAGCGCCACCGGCCACCGTGAAGTCGGCTGCGCCGGAAGACCTCTTGCTCAAGGCCAACGGACTTCGTTCCGATGGGCGGTGGAAGGAGGCCGAGGCGCTCTACTTGCGCGTCATCCGCGCCGAGCCCTCGTCGCTCGCATCATATGTCGCGCGCGTCGCCTCGGGCTCGCTTCGACTGGAGCACCTGGGGGACGCGCGAGGCGCCCTGCGTCAGTTCAAGGCGGCGCTTCGCATCCAGCCACGCGGTGTGCTCGACCAGGAAGCGCAGCACGGCATTGCCGAAGCGCACCGTGTTCTCGGTAACCGGGACGCGGAGCGCAGCGCGCTGGAGTCGTTCCTCTCCACCCATCCGGATTCGCCGCTCGTGCCGTCGGCTCGCGCGCGCGTTCGGGAACTCACCGCGCCATGA